Proteins from a genomic interval of Rhodothermales bacterium:
- the atpG gene encoding ATP synthase F1 subunit gamma produces the protein MASLRDIRTRINSVRNTQQVTRAMKMVAAAKLRRAQERIFQTRPYAFKIGEIIAHLKRHVDPASHPLFSLDDVSPGVCLIIVTADRGLAGGFNSNLIKVAEKTINERFATERDNGDLYLICVGRKGHEHFGRRGHQLVGDYRGTFDRLTFSSADSVSDVAVEGYQSGKWDQVFLIYNEFKNTISQNRVVEPFLPIPSEHFLTPVMAEQEGDAAQADLEAAVDYIFEPSAEKILDELVPRYLGYQVWRALLESNAAEQGARMVAMDNATNNADELLKDLKLKYNRARQDAITKELIEITSGADALG, from the coding sequence ATGGCCAGCCTCAGAGACATCCGCACCCGGATCAATTCGGTCCGGAATACCCAGCAGGTCACCCGCGCCATGAAAATGGTGGCGGCGGCCAAGCTGCGCCGTGCCCAGGAGCGCATCTTCCAGACGCGTCCGTACGCGTTCAAGATTGGTGAGATCATTGCGCACCTGAAGCGTCATGTGGATCCGGCGAGCCACCCGCTGTTCAGTCTGGATGATGTGTCGCCGGGCGTCTGCCTCATCATCGTGACGGCGGACCGTGGATTGGCGGGCGGGTTCAACTCGAACCTGATCAAGGTCGCCGAGAAGACCATCAATGAGCGTTTTGCCACTGAGCGGGACAACGGAGATCTCTATTTGATCTGTGTGGGTCGCAAAGGGCATGAGCACTTCGGGCGTCGCGGCCACCAGTTGGTGGGCGACTACCGGGGAACGTTCGACAGGCTTACGTTCTCCTCGGCCGACTCGGTGTCGGATGTTGCGGTGGAGGGCTACCAGTCCGGCAAGTGGGATCAGGTATTCCTGATCTACAACGAATTCAAGAACACCATCTCCCAGAACCGGGTGGTGGAGCCGTTCCTGCCCATTCCGAGTGAGCACTTCCTCACGCCGGTGATGGCAGAGCAGGAGGGCGATGCGGCCCAGGCAGACCTTGAAGCTGCGGTCGACTACATCTTTGAGCCCAGCGCCGAGAAGATTCTCGACGAACTGGTGCCCCGGTACCTGGGCTACCAGGTCTGGCGAGCACTGCTGGAGTCGAACGCGGCCGAGCAGGGGGCTCGCATGGTGGCAATGGACAACGCCACCAACAATGCGGACGAGCTGCTGAAGGATCTCAAGCTCAAGTACAATCGCGCCCGCCAGGATGCGATTACGAAAGAGCTCATCGAGATCACGTCAGGAGCTGACGCTCTGGGATAG
- a CDS encoding F0F1 ATP synthase subunit alpha, giving the protein MATAIRPDEVTAVLKRELGGFEADTDVYEVGSVLQVGDGIARIYGLSKVQAGELLEFPSSGVTGMVLNLEEDNVGAVLFGEVDAVKEGDEVRRTKRIASINVGEGMLGRVIDPLGNPLDGRGPISGETFEMPLERKAPSVIYREPVSEPLQTGIKAIDSMIPIGRGQRELVIGDRQTGKTAVLVDTIINQKSTHQTDKPVFCIYVAVGQKNSTVAQVQRALEENGAMEYTTIVNASASDPAPLQFIAPYAGACIGEFFRDTGRHALVIYDDLSKQAVAYRQVSLLLRRPPGREAYPGDVFYLHSRLLERAAKVNGTDSVAAQMNDVPDSLKGKVKGGGSLTALPVIETQAGDVSAYIPTNVISITDGQIFLESGLFNAGVRPAINVGISVSRVGGNAQTKAMKKVSGTLRLDLAQYRELEAFAKFGSDLDPATQRQLTRGARLVEVLKQGLYEPVPVEEQVAIIFVATKGLLDDIAADKVGAFEKEFIERLRLKHADVLASIRDTGKTSDEAAETLMKVAKDLVALQTA; this is encoded by the coding sequence ATGGCAACCGCAATCCGGCCCGATGAGGTCACTGCAGTCCTGAAGCGCGAGCTCGGCGGCTTTGAAGCCGACACCGACGTTTACGAAGTAGGATCCGTTCTCCAGGTTGGAGACGGTATCGCCCGCATTTACGGCCTCTCGAAAGTGCAGGCTGGTGAGCTGCTGGAGTTTCCCTCCAGTGGTGTGACCGGCATGGTGCTCAACCTCGAAGAGGACAATGTGGGTGCCGTGCTCTTCGGCGAAGTCGACGCCGTGAAAGAGGGCGACGAAGTCCGCCGCACCAAGCGCATTGCGTCCATCAACGTGGGCGAGGGCATGCTGGGTCGCGTGATCGATCCGCTCGGCAATCCGCTCGACGGCCGCGGCCCGATTTCCGGTGAGACGTTTGAGATGCCGCTGGAGCGCAAGGCGCCGTCGGTGATCTATCGTGAGCCGGTGTCTGAGCCGCTGCAGACAGGTATCAAGGCCATCGACTCCATGATCCCGATTGGTCGGGGTCAGCGTGAACTCGTGATCGGAGACCGTCAGACCGGCAAGACGGCCGTGCTGGTGGATACCATCATCAACCAGAAGTCGACGCACCAGACCGACAAGCCGGTCTTCTGCATCTACGTCGCAGTTGGTCAGAAGAACTCCACCGTTGCCCAGGTGCAGCGCGCCCTGGAAGAGAACGGCGCCATGGAGTACACGACCATTGTCAACGCATCCGCGTCCGATCCGGCGCCGCTGCAGTTCATCGCGCCCTACGCCGGCGCGTGCATCGGCGAGTTCTTCCGCGACACCGGTCGGCACGCACTGGTGATCTACGACGACCTGTCCAAGCAGGCCGTGGCGTATCGCCAGGTCTCGCTGCTGCTCCGTCGTCCGCCGGGACGTGAGGCCTACCCGGGTGACGTGTTCTACCTGCACTCACGGCTCCTGGAGCGTGCGGCCAAGGTCAACGGTACCGACTCGGTTGCGGCGCAGATGAACGACGTGCCCGACTCGCTGAAAGGCAAGGTCAAGGGCGGCGGTTCGCTGACCGCTCTCCCGGTCATCGAGACGCAGGCCGGTGACGTGTCCGCGTACATCCCGACCAACGTGATCTCGATTACCGACGGTCAGATCTTCCTCGAGTCCGGGCTCTTCAACGCCGGTGTGCGCCCCGCCATCAACGTGGGTATCTCCGTGTCCCGTGTGGGTGGTAATGCCCAGACCAAGGCCATGAAGAAGGTCTCCGGTACGCTGCGTCTGGACCTGGCTCAGTACCGCGAGCTGGAGGCGTTTGCCAAGTTCGGTTCTGACCTGGACCCCGCCACGCAACGGCAGCTGACGCGTGGTGCCCGCCTTGTGGAGGTGCTGAAGCAGGGCCTCTACGAGCCGGTCCCGGTGGAAGAGCAGGTGGCCATCATCTTCGTGGCTACGAAAGGCCTGTTGGACGACATCGCCGCCGACAAGGTTGGTGCCTTCGAGAAGGAGTTCATCGAGCGGTTGCGCCTGAAGCACGCCGATGTGCTGGCAAGCATCCGCGACACCGGAAAGACCTCCGACGAGGCCGCCGAGACCCTGATGAAGGTCGCCAAAGACCTCGTCGCCCTGCAGACCGCTTAG
- the atpH gene encoding ATP synthase F1 subunit delta, which produces MSDLAISRRYAQALLEEARAAGNVESTDEDTAVISDSLAGSRDLQQFFDSPVISRDKKKSVVDGLFKDRVGALSLRLLHMLVDKRREGQVADVLAAYRGLRDEELGIVQVSVRSARALDEADRSAVAASLEKRLNKRVRLEVSVDPSLIGGIVVQVGDTVYDGSVSNRLASLRERMMEGALMN; this is translated from the coding sequence ATGAGCGATCTCGCAATATCACGTCGCTACGCCCAGGCGCTACTCGAAGAGGCACGCGCCGCGGGCAACGTGGAGTCCACCGACGAGGATACCGCTGTTATCAGCGACTCCCTGGCCGGCTCCCGTGATCTGCAGCAGTTCTTCGACAGCCCCGTCATTTCCCGCGACAAGAAAAAGTCCGTTGTCGATGGGCTTTTCAAGGACCGGGTAGGAGCGCTGAGTCTTCGTCTGCTCCACATGCTTGTGGACAAGCGGCGGGAAGGACAGGTGGCCGACGTGTTGGCTGCCTACCGTGGCCTGCGCGACGAGGAACTGGGCATCGTCCAGGTATCGGTCCGGAGTGCACGGGCTCTCGACGAGGCCGACCGCTCGGCAGTGGCCGCATCGCTCGAGAAGCGACTGAACAAGCGAGTCAGACTGGAAGTGTCGGTAGACCCCTCCCTGATCGGCGGTATTGTCGTTCAGGTAGGCGACACGGTGTACGATGGCAGCGTCTCCAACCGCCTTGCGTCGCTTCGCGAGCGGATGATGGAAGGCGCCCTGATGAACTAA
- the atpF gene encoding F0F1 ATP synthase subunit B: MTPILAAGLLSPNIGLAVWILITFGLLWLLLWRFAWGPITSALEERENTIQSSIDQAERALAEARQIQADNDKARREAEADAQKILREARDTAETLRTEEVEKTKAQIRHMQESAQTEIERERDAALQTLRNEVADLAISAAGRVLGESVDDARQRKLVDNFLNDLPTN, from the coding sequence ATGACACCGATCCTGGCAGCAGGCCTCCTGTCTCCCAACATTGGGTTGGCCGTCTGGATACTGATCACGTTCGGCCTGCTCTGGCTGCTCCTTTGGCGTTTCGCCTGGGGACCCATCACCAGTGCGCTGGAAGAGCGGGAGAACACGATCCAGTCGTCCATCGACCAGGCCGAGAGGGCCCTGGCCGAAGCTCGGCAGATCCAGGCAGACAACGACAAGGCCCGTCGTGAGGCGGAAGCCGATGCGCAGAAGATTCTGCGTGAGGCCCGTGACACGGCGGAGACCCTGCGAACCGAGGAGGTCGAGAAGACCAAAGCCCAGATCCGTCACATGCAGGAATCTGCGCAGACGGAAATCGAGCGCGAGCGTGACGCCGCGCTGCAGACGCTTCGCAACGAAGTGGCCGACCTGGCCATCTCCGCAGCCGGACGCGTTCTGGGCGAGAGCGTTGACGATGCCCGTCAGCGCAAGCTGGTCGACAACTTCCTGAACGATCTGCCGACCAACTAG